A genomic region of Kribbella sp. NBC_00382 contains the following coding sequences:
- a CDS encoding glycoside hydrolase family 127 protein, protein MFHGPVVPRRPARLTPLPLSAARLDPASLLGAWQEVNAAATIPHCVDNIERTGVIENFRRLVGVPDVPEGNFQGMLFADSDLYKTLEAIGWEMARTGTGRWAGLLSDVAELLEQVQTPDGYLNTRVQGTPGAEPFSQLEHSHELYCAGHLIQAAVAIHRGGGDPRFLAIAQRFADLIVRTFTADASPRIDGHPEVETALIELYRETGEESYLRAAELQIERRGQGVLAPGGLGSQYYQDHLPVRAATEAIGHSVRQLYLAAGVTDLLLENGDETLLHAMTQLWDSAFGTKMYLTGGHGSRHRDEAYGDPYELPPDRAYAETCASIAAVQWSWRMLLATGQARYAEEMERALLNAVAAAMTADGTAFFYSNPLQLRTGHDGSHEDAPSERLPWYECACCPPNLARLLASVHGYAATSDASGLQLHLLTAGTFTADTLTAVVETGYPWSGEVRVTIRGGGELAIRIPAWAAGATADVTAGKVLAEPTPGDYLRVSCEDGATVRITLPMKPRLVSADRRVDAVRGCVAIQRGPIVYCVEQADLPDGITVEELALDPSSAILEEGAAPVHLRLPAVATPLDATLYQPYPPESTASTPVTVTAIPYYTWANREPGAMRVWLPLA, encoded by the coding sequence ATGTTCCATGGGCCGGTCGTGCCGCGGAGGCCCGCGCGGTTGACGCCGTTGCCGTTGAGCGCTGCGCGGCTCGACCCTGCGTCATTGCTGGGCGCCTGGCAGGAGGTCAACGCCGCGGCCACCATTCCGCACTGCGTCGACAACATCGAGCGCACCGGCGTGATCGAGAACTTCCGCCGGCTGGTGGGCGTACCGGACGTTCCTGAAGGCAACTTCCAGGGGATGTTGTTCGCCGACTCGGATCTCTACAAGACGCTCGAGGCGATCGGCTGGGAGATGGCGCGAACCGGTACCGGCCGGTGGGCCGGATTGCTGTCCGACGTGGCCGAACTGCTGGAGCAAGTGCAGACCCCGGACGGCTACCTCAACACCCGCGTGCAGGGGACGCCGGGCGCGGAGCCGTTCAGTCAGCTCGAGCACAGCCACGAGCTCTATTGCGCCGGCCATCTCATCCAGGCCGCTGTGGCGATCCACCGTGGCGGCGGCGATCCGCGCTTCCTCGCGATCGCCCAGAGATTCGCCGACCTGATCGTCCGCACTTTCACTGCCGACGCCAGTCCGCGGATCGATGGGCACCCCGAGGTGGAGACCGCGCTGATCGAGCTCTACCGCGAGACCGGCGAGGAGTCCTATCTCCGTGCGGCCGAGCTTCAGATCGAACGCCGTGGGCAGGGCGTCCTGGCGCCCGGGGGCCTCGGATCTCAGTACTACCAGGATCACCTGCCGGTGCGGGCCGCGACCGAGGCCATCGGGCACTCGGTACGGCAGCTCTACCTGGCCGCCGGTGTCACGGATCTGCTGTTGGAGAACGGTGACGAGACATTGCTGCACGCGATGACGCAGCTCTGGGACAGCGCCTTCGGCACGAAGATGTACCTCACCGGCGGACACGGCTCGAGACATCGCGACGAGGCGTACGGCGATCCGTACGAGCTGCCTCCCGACCGTGCCTACGCCGAGACCTGCGCCTCGATCGCAGCCGTGCAGTGGTCCTGGCGAATGCTGCTGGCAACGGGACAGGCCCGGTACGCGGAGGAGATGGAGCGTGCGCTGCTCAACGCCGTCGCGGCAGCGATGACAGCCGACGGTACCGCCTTCTTCTACTCCAACCCGTTGCAGTTGCGCACCGGGCACGACGGCTCCCACGAAGATGCGCCCAGCGAGCGGCTGCCGTGGTACGAGTGCGCCTGCTGTCCGCCCAATCTCGCTCGCCTGCTCGCGTCCGTGCACGGCTACGCTGCCACCTCGGACGCCTCCGGACTCCAACTGCATCTCCTCACGGCAGGAACGTTCACGGCGGACACCCTCACCGCGGTGGTCGAAACCGGCTATCCGTGGAGCGGCGAGGTACGGGTGACCATCCGCGGCGGAGGGGAACTCGCAATCCGCATCCCTGCCTGGGCCGCGGGCGCGACCGCCGATGTGACGGCAGGGAAGGTCCTGGCGGAGCCCACGCCGGGTGACTATCTGCGAGTGTCGTGCGAGGACGGCGCGACCGTACGGATCACCCTGCCGATGAAGCCGCGCCTGGTCAGCGCGGACCGACGTGTCGACGCCGTCCGCGGATGTGTGGCCATCCAGCGCGGACCGATCGTGTACTGCGTCGAGCAGGCAGATCTCCCCGACGGCATCACGGTCGAGGAGCTGGCGCTCGACCCTTCAAGCGCCATTCTCGAAGAGGGCGCCGCTCCCGTCCACCTCCGGTTGCCCGCGGTCGCCACGCCCCTCGACGCGACTCTCTATCAGCCTTACCCGCCCGAATCGACCGCCAGTACTCCGGTCACCGTCACCGCGATTCCCTACTACACCTGGGCAAACCGCGAGCCCGGCGCCATGCGCGTCTGGCTCCCCCTGGCCTGA
- a CDS encoding alpha-L-arabinofuranosidase B, which yields MARHPRFFAHPRSALPAVAVVIGALVTSLLVGAGTSQAATQGPCDLYAAGGSPCVAAHSTTRALYGSYNGPLYQVRRASDNATRDVGPLSAGGVANASTQDSFCAGTTCLITVIYDQSGRNNRLTQAPPGGFSGPAAGGYDNLANATAAPITVGGHKAYGVYVAPGTGYRNNNTNGIATGDQPEGMYAVFDGTHYNGGCCFDYGNAETNSRDNGNGTMEAIYFGNSRSWGSGAGNGPWIMADLENGLFSGVNVGNNANDPSISHRFLTAVVKGGPNRWAIRGGNGQSGGLSTFYDGVRPNASGYNPMKKEGAIILGIGGDNSVGARGTFYEGVMTSGYPSDSTENAVQANITAAGYATGSGGTGLTPGSSVSLRATTACCTDRYIHHTGTTVDTAVIGNGSSATEKGNASWIVRTGLGNSSCVSFESKNTSGQYLRHQNYQLYLQSGDGSSLFAQDATFCPEAGRNAQGVSLRSLNFADRYVRHYNNLVYIAANGGTNAFDNSNAYADDVSWLVSSPWSP from the coding sequence ATGGCAAGACACCCGAGATTTTTCGCGCACCCACGATCGGCGCTCCCGGCGGTTGCGGTCGTCATCGGCGCGCTCGTCACGAGCCTACTGGTCGGCGCCGGCACGTCGCAGGCTGCTACGCAGGGACCGTGCGACCTCTACGCGGCCGGCGGCAGCCCGTGCGTGGCGGCACACAGCACCACCAGGGCGTTGTACGGCTCCTACAACGGCCCGCTGTACCAAGTCAGGCGCGCGTCGGACAACGCCACCCGGGACGTCGGCCCGCTGAGCGCGGGTGGGGTCGCGAACGCCAGTACCCAGGATTCTTTCTGCGCGGGGACCACCTGCCTGATCACGGTCATCTATGACCAGTCCGGCCGGAACAACCGCCTCACCCAGGCGCCCCCTGGCGGCTTCAGTGGCCCCGCCGCGGGCGGGTACGACAATCTCGCCAACGCCACCGCGGCACCGATCACCGTCGGCGGCCACAAGGCCTACGGCGTCTATGTGGCTCCCGGCACCGGCTACCGCAACAACAACACCAACGGCATCGCGACCGGCGACCAGCCGGAGGGCATGTATGCCGTCTTCGACGGTACGCACTACAACGGCGGCTGCTGTTTCGACTATGGCAACGCGGAGACCAATAGCCGCGACAACGGCAACGGCACGATGGAGGCCATCTACTTCGGCAACAGCAGGTCCTGGGGTTCCGGAGCCGGCAACGGTCCGTGGATCATGGCCGACCTGGAGAACGGCCTGTTCTCCGGTGTGAATGTCGGGAACAACGCCAACGACCCGAGCATCAGCCACCGGTTTCTGACCGCCGTCGTCAAGGGCGGGCCCAACCGCTGGGCCATCCGCGGCGGCAACGGGCAGTCCGGCGGCCTGTCGACTTTCTACGACGGAGTACGCCCGAACGCCTCGGGCTACAACCCGATGAAGAAGGAAGGGGCCATCATCCTGGGCATCGGCGGCGACAACAGTGTCGGCGCGCGCGGCACCTTCTACGAAGGCGTGATGACGTCGGGCTACCCGTCGGACTCCACCGAGAACGCGGTACAGGCGAACATCACCGCGGCCGGTTATGCCACCGGCTCCGGCGGTACCGGATTGACGCCCGGCTCGTCCGTTTCGCTGCGCGCCACCACTGCCTGTTGCACCGACCGCTACATCCACCACACCGGGACCACAGTGGACACCGCGGTCATCGGCAACGGTAGTTCCGCCACCGAGAAGGGCAATGCGTCCTGGATCGTGCGCACCGGGCTGGGCAACAGCTCCTGCGTGTCGTTCGAGTCCAAGAACACATCCGGACAGTACCTGCGGCACCAGAACTACCAGCTCTACCTGCAGTCCGGCGACGGGAGTTCCCTGTTCGCCCAGGACGCGACGTTCTGCCCCGAGGCCGGCCGCAACGCGCAGGGCGTCTCACTCAGATCGCTCAACTTCGCCGATCGGTACGTCCGCCACTACAACAACCTCGTCTACATCGCCGCCAACGGCGGTACGAATGCCTTCGACAACAGCAATGCGTACGCCGACGACGTGAGCTGGCTCGTCAGCTCCCCCTGGTCCCCCTGA
- a CDS encoding expansin EXLX1 family cellulose-binding protein yields the protein MRTTRHGGTELPKVHWRTVGIPLAVLAVGVAVCLAAALLTGGGDAPRRTADVSVTAAKTSVQPDSGSPGATADATTAPTRPPATSPPPSLRTPKPSPRTPKPSVASKPPAPTRSPRAASSTPPTSRPASAGTAGSLAGRIKPAVRYRGVATAYEAADGNGACLYGPSGDMMIAAMNHTDYESAKACGAYVQVRAANGASITVRIVNECPLPCAPGQIDLSHQAFSKLANLSVGRLPITWTLLSPASSGKISIRYKDGSSQYWCGIQAIGHRNPLAALEVKTAKGWQKLHRTDYNYFLSTDGSGCGKAIRLTDIYGERLTIDGIALKPDVAQPTRVQFARH from the coding sequence ATGAGGACAACGAGGCACGGCGGGACGGAACTGCCGAAAGTGCACTGGCGGACCGTCGGCATTCCGCTGGCTGTGCTGGCTGTCGGCGTAGCGGTCTGCTTGGCTGCCGCGCTTCTCACCGGGGGCGGCGATGCTCCCCGGCGTACCGCCGACGTGTCCGTCACGGCTGCCAAGACCAGCGTGCAGCCCGATTCCGGCTCTCCGGGCGCGACGGCCGACGCCACCACCGCACCGACGCGGCCGCCGGCCACGAGTCCGCCGCCATCACTCCGTACTCCGAAGCCCTCGCCACGTACTCCGAAGCCCTCGGTCGCCAGCAAGCCGCCTGCGCCTACTCGCAGCCCGCGCGCGGCTTCCAGCACTCCACCCACCTCGCGCCCCGCGTCCGCGGGGACCGCGGGATCCTTGGCAGGACGGATCAAGCCCGCCGTCCGGTACCGAGGAGTCGCGACCGCCTACGAGGCAGCTGACGGTAATGGTGCCTGCCTGTACGGCCCGTCCGGCGACATGATGATCGCGGCGATGAACCACACCGACTACGAGTCGGCCAAGGCCTGCGGGGCGTATGTACAGGTCCGCGCCGCCAATGGCGCCTCCATCACGGTACGGATTGTCAACGAGTGCCCGTTGCCCTGCGCACCCGGGCAGATCGACCTCAGTCACCAGGCCTTCTCCAAACTCGCCAACCTCTCCGTCGGCCGGCTCCCGATCACCTGGACGCTGCTGAGCCCTGCCTCGTCCGGCAAGATCTCCATCCGCTACAAGGATGGGTCCAGCCAGTACTGGTGCGGCATCCAGGCGATCGGTCACCGCAACCCGTTGGCAGCGCTCGAGGTCAAGACCGCCAAAGGCTGGCAGAAGCTGCACCGCACCGACTACAACTACTTCCTGTCCACGGACGGCAGCGGATGCGGCAAAGCGATCAGGCTCACCGACATCTACGGCGAGCGGCTGACGATCGACGGGATCGCACTCAAACCGGACGTCGCGCAGCCGACCCGCGTCCAGTTCGCCCGGCATTGA
- a CDS encoding SigE family RNA polymerase sigma factor: protein MLLDDASAEFHDFFERHHAELARLAHLLTGEKDVADDLAADALVALWQRWDRLRAAQHPVAYARGVVANLAREWIRSTVRERRRVGLFWSRSTEPVDGTDVAVVLDVRAALTRLPFRKRACVILRHAFDLSEKDTAAALGISVGTVKSQTSKGMAELESLLGAKAAGEVAAGRRNR, encoded by the coding sequence ATGCTCCTCGACGACGCGTCCGCGGAGTTCCACGACTTCTTCGAACGCCACCACGCCGAACTGGCTCGTCTCGCCCACCTCCTGACCGGCGAGAAGGACGTGGCCGACGACCTCGCCGCCGATGCGCTGGTCGCCCTGTGGCAGCGCTGGGACCGGTTGCGGGCGGCGCAACACCCGGTCGCCTACGCCCGCGGTGTGGTGGCCAATCTGGCACGGGAGTGGATCCGGAGTACGGTCCGCGAGCGACGGCGGGTAGGGCTGTTCTGGTCACGCAGTACAGAACCGGTGGACGGTACGGACGTTGCGGTCGTGCTGGACGTCCGGGCCGCACTCACCCGGCTGCCGTTCCGCAAGCGGGCCTGCGTGATCCTGCGCCACGCGTTCGACCTGTCCGAGAAGGACACCGCCGCAGCGCTGGGCATATCGGTCGGTACGGTGAAAAGCCAGACCTCGAAGGGGATGGCCGAGCTGGAATCGCTGCTCGGCGCAAAAGCAGCCGGCGAAGTCGCGGCAGGAAGGAGGAACCGGTGA